One part of the Janthinobacterium sp. 17J80-10 genome encodes these proteins:
- a CDS encoding LLM class flavin-dependent oxidoreductase, with the protein MAQFHWRIPIHGDKGDISSNNYTRGTWGPLVDGNHAPTVINGEADYRTPYHDYLLQVAKAAEIAGFDGALIPSFADSEDPWVIASSIARHTKTLRFMIAYQPAWFDPLYAAKASASLQRLSGGRLLFNIITGGGGPGQLWWGDRIAHADRYTRTTEFLDVLKGVWEGKPFKYNGKFFQFEEAFLPEPLAGQRFPELYFVGSSDVALAAQGKHADFDLTHLEPEQNLITKFNRVKELASKDGRTVKPAVRFNIIARRTPEEAWAVVRRAWQNVNWDAIEARRRNQRGGDGVGSWRIDATRNSRVEDLIVEDLWGGFGTLGSQGSPLGFVGSYEQAAERIDKFIRLGVDGFVLSSTPALEEAFHVGEEVLPLVRGSAPTLKLAKF; encoded by the coding sequence ATGGCACAGTTTCACTGGAGAATTCCGATTCACGGCGACAAGGGCGATATTAGTTCGAACAACTATACGCGCGGTACCTGGGGACCGCTGGTCGACGGCAATCATGCGCCGACCGTCATCAATGGCGAGGCCGACTACCGCACGCCGTATCATGATTATCTGCTGCAGGTCGCCAAGGCTGCCGAGATCGCCGGCTTTGACGGCGCGCTGATCCCGTCCTTCGCCGATTCGGAAGATCCATGGGTGATCGCATCCTCGATTGCGCGCCATACCAAGACGCTGCGCTTCATGATTGCCTACCAGCCCGCCTGGTTCGATCCTCTGTATGCAGCCAAGGCATCGGCCAGCCTCCAGCGCCTGTCTGGCGGCAGGCTGCTTTTCAATATCATTACCGGCGGCGGCGGCCCCGGCCAGTTGTGGTGGGGCGATCGCATCGCCCATGCGGACCGCTACACCCGCACCACCGAGTTCCTGGATGTGCTCAAAGGCGTATGGGAAGGCAAGCCGTTCAAGTATAACGGCAAATTCTTCCAGTTCGAAGAGGCGTTCCTGCCCGAGCCGCTGGCCGGCCAGCGCTTCCCTGAGCTGTATTTCGTCGGTTCGTCCGATGTCGCCCTTGCGGCGCAAGGCAAGCATGCCGACTTCGACCTGACCCACCTTGAACCGGAACAGAACCTGATTACCAAGTTCAACCGGGTCAAGGAACTGGCATCCAAGGACGGCCGTACCGTCAAGCCGGCCGTGCGCTTCAATATCATTGCCCGCCGCACGCCGGAAGAGGCATGGGCGGTGGTGCGCCGTGCCTGGCAAAACGTCAATTGGGATGCTATTGAAGCCCGCCGCCGCAACCAGCGCGGCGGCGATGGCGTCGGTTCCTGGCGTATCGATGCAACCCGCAATTCCAGAGTTGAGGACTTGATCGTCGAAGATTTGTGGGGCGGCTTCGGCACGCTTGGCAGCCAGGGTTCACCGCTCGGATTCGTCGGCAGCTACGAGCAGGCGGCAGAGCGCATCGACAAGTTCATCCGCCTCGGCGTGGATGGCTTTGTCCTGTCCAGCACGCCGGCGCTGGAAGAAGCCTTCCATGTCGGTGAAGAAGTATTGCCACTGGTGCGCGGCAGTGCGCCCACACTGAAACTGGCCAAATTCTAG
- a CDS encoding ABC transporter substrate-binding protein, with translation MAASQENKVDTVWFTRCPVPTATGLAYKLGWLGEDFAQDGIELKTLQEVGGELARHHYDHELSTLVREGGNLLALPARAQGAPTRLVGLTWIDEWQAILVRPDSDIRTPQQLKGKRLALPAFREDDLKNNRRGRSIARGMSLAGYKGALASVGLTLDDVTLVELGGKTSSGNNRDNLGFSLWEGLAPLINGEVDAIYVKGASAAEAARKAGAIVGIDLDKLPEKRFRVNNGTPRPITVHEDLINNNFELLVRFLYQTLRAAEWAKSHKDEVLQILQGETRAGGEGVAEAYRDGFHLSLAPDLSTERVELFRQQKNFQLVHGFLDRDFDFDAWIDPRPLAEAERRLREANRAAA, from the coding sequence ATGGCAGCATCACAGGAAAACAAGGTCGATACCGTCTGGTTCACCCGATGCCCGGTACCGACCGCAACAGGGCTTGCCTACAAACTGGGCTGGCTCGGCGAAGATTTTGCGCAGGATGGCATCGAGCTCAAGACGTTGCAGGAAGTTGGCGGCGAACTGGCGCGTCATCACTATGACCACGAATTATCGACTCTGGTGCGCGAGGGCGGCAATCTGCTTGCGTTGCCGGCCAGGGCGCAGGGCGCGCCGACGCGGCTGGTCGGCCTGACCTGGATCGACGAGTGGCAGGCGATCCTGGTGCGTCCGGATTCCGATATTCGTACGCCCCAGCAATTGAAGGGCAAGCGCCTGGCATTGCCGGCATTTCGCGAAGACGACCTCAAAAACAACCGGCGTGGCCGCAGCATTGCGCGCGGCATGAGCCTGGCAGGCTACAAGGGCGCCCTGGCCTCTGTAGGACTGACGCTGGATGACGTCACACTGGTCGAGCTCGGCGGCAAGACGTCGTCGGGAAACAATCGCGACAACCTGGGCTTCAGTCTGTGGGAAGGCCTGGCGCCGCTGATCAACGGTGAAGTTGACGCCATTTACGTCAAGGGTGCATCGGCGGCCGAGGCAGCGCGCAAGGCTGGCGCCATTGTCGGCATCGACCTGGACAAGCTGCCGGAAAAGCGCTTCCGCGTCAACAATGGCACGCCGCGTCCGATCACGGTGCATGAAGACTTGATCAACAATAACTTCGAACTTCTTGTGCGCTTCCTTTACCAAACCCTGCGGGCGGCGGAATGGGCGAAAAGCCACAAGGATGAAGTGCTGCAAATCCTGCAGGGCGAAACCCGCGCCGGCGGTGAAGGGGTGGCAGAGGCGTATCGCGACGGCTTCCATCTGTCGCTGGCACCGGACTTGTCGACCGAACGTGTCGAGCTGTTCCGTCAGCAAAAGAACTTCCAGCTCGTGCACGGTTTCCTGGATCGTGATTTCGATTTCGATGCCTGGATTGATCCGCGTCCGCTGGCCGAAGCCGAGCGTCGTTTGCGCGAAGCCAATCGCGCCGCGGCCTGA
- a CDS encoding class II aldolase/adducin family protein, giving the protein MSAQLSPAAEAFVEEVKRQAAKAFAVYRATNTITSNGTVGFTERIPGEDKLVSVSYPGPWDEDKPLQANVVGLDGTVYLGQSRGDRWIKLFAKHPDITTISHVHAPKLGAWAQTHRTLPIRYVPVQRNHLIREIPVYIDRRQSQEDFILDQLEINPHNTAILEANGGATVWGREGLRKTAEFILLLEEGAGVQIEAESIGGSREYGPGVLQQQWGRRNLVDKARELGFSV; this is encoded by the coding sequence ATGTCAGCACAACTCAGTCCGGCCGCCGAAGCGTTTGTCGAAGAAGTCAAGCGTCAGGCCGCCAAGGCCTTTGCCGTATACCGCGCCACCAATACCATTACCTCCAATGGCACGGTCGGCTTCACCGAACGCATTCCGGGAGAAGACAAGCTGGTGTCGGTCTCCTATCCAGGCCCATGGGATGAAGACAAGCCGCTGCAAGCCAATGTCGTCGGTCTGGATGGCACCGTCTATCTCGGCCAGTCGCGTGGCGACCGCTGGATCAAGCTGTTTGCCAAACACCCCGATATCACGACGATTTCGCATGTTCATGCGCCCAAGCTCGGCGCCTGGGCGCAGACCCATCGCACCTTGCCGATCCGCTATGTGCCGGTGCAGCGCAATCATCTGATTCGTGAGATCCCGGTGTATATCGATCGCCGGCAAAGCCAGGAAGACTTCATCCTGGATCAACTCGAGATCAATCCCCATAACACAGCCATCCTTGAAGCCAACGGTGGCGCCACCGTGTGGGGACGCGAGGGCCTGCGCAAGACTGCCGAGTTCATCCTGCTCCTGGAAGAGGGCGCCGGTGTCCAGATCGAAGCCGAATCGATTGGCGGTTCGCGGGAATATGGTCCGGGCGTATTGCAGCAGCAATGGGGCCGTCGCAACCTGGTGGACAAGGCACGCGAGCTTGGCTTTTCGGTTTGA
- a CDS encoding DUF1993 domain-containing protein, with translation MSVSLYQVSVPVFTRFLNNLSAVLETAAAHAEQKRVEPAVLLGSRLYPDMFALSKQVIRTADAAVGGAARLAGLEVPTFEANPDSFPGLVNYLKQAVEFLATLTAAQIDGQEERVITLKRGNDTRTVQGQQHLLNNVLPNFYFHLTTAYGILRHNGVEIGKQDFLGRA, from the coding sequence ATGAGCGTTTCCCTGTATCAGGTGTCCGTGCCGGTATTTACACGGTTTCTCAACAATCTTTCCGCCGTCCTGGAAACAGCCGCCGCGCATGCGGAGCAAAAGCGCGTCGAGCCAGCGGTGCTGCTTGGCAGCCGCTTGTATCCGGACATGTTCGCCCTGTCCAAGCAAGTCATTCGCACTGCCGATGCTGCCGTTGGCGGGGCCGCGCGTCTCGCGGGCCTGGAGGTTCCAACATTCGAGGCCAATCCCGATTCATTTCCAGGCCTGGTGAATTACCTCAAGCAGGCAGTGGAATTCCTGGCGACATTGACCGCCGCACAGATCGACGGCCAGGAAGAACGCGTCATCACGCTCAAGCGGGGCAATGACACCAGGACGGTGCAAGGGCAGCAGCATTTGCTGAACAATGTCTTGCCAAATTTTTACTTTCACCTCACCACGGCGTACGGCATTTTGCGCCATAACGGCGTGGAAATTGGCAAACAGGATTTTCTGGGCCGCGCATAA